CTTTCCCTGCTCATGGAACTGGCCAAATCCACTCTGGAAAAAAAACGCACATTCATTCAGGAACTCTATGACCGCGGACTCTATCCCTATACCCGGCGCTATCTGCCCGGATTCCGCAACCATTTCTCCACCATCGGCGTCAACGGAATGAATGAACTCCTGAGGAATTTCTCCAACGATACCATGGACATCAGCACCGACCAAGGCATCGCCATGGCCCGGGAAATCCTGGAATTCATGCGGGATAAAATACGCCTCTTCCAAGAGGAAACCGGCAACCTCTACAACCTGGAAGCAACCCCGGCCGAAGGCACCACGCACCGCTTCGCCCGCGAAGATGCCAAGCGCTATCCGGATATTATCCAGCAAGGCCCCGTCGGGAAACGGTACTACTCGAACAGTTCCCAACTTCCCGCCAATTTCACGTCCGACCTTTTCCAGGCCCTCACCCTCCAGGATGACCTCCAATGCTGCTACACGGGAGGCACCGTCTTTCATATGTACATGAACGAAGGAATCAGCTCCCCCGAAGCCTGCCGAGACCTCGTTCGCAAAGTACTCACCAACTTCCGCCTCCCCTACCTGACAGTTACCCCCCTCTTCTCGGTATGCTCCCGCCACGGATACCTGCAAGGGGAACACGAATACTGCCCCTACTGCGACGAAGAAATCCTGGTCAGGCATGCATCGGACACTGCCGATACCTTGGACTGAATCCCTCCTCCGATCCAATTCCCCCTTACCCCTAACCCAAAAACAATCACCATCATGAAACAAGAAGAAATACTAGCCCTCCACACGGAAGAACGCACCCGCTGCACAGTTTACACCCGAGTCATGGGCTATCACCGCCCCGTGGAAACATTCAATGCCGGCAAACAGGGAGAATTCCACGACAGAAAG
This is a stretch of genomic DNA from Akkermansia sp. N21116. It encodes these proteins:
- the nrdD gene encoding anaerobic ribonucleoside-triphosphate reductase yields the protein MKQEEILALHTEERTRCTVYTRVMGYHRPVETFNAGKQGEFHDRKHFLEPIPQPDTCSCQSTRNAQSA